GTGGCCAAGCCGATTTTTGTTGAGGTTTTCATTCATATCTCCATGCAACGATGCCGCCATCGAATTGACCAGAGCTTCAAAAGCGTGCCATTGATCCCCAAGCAAGAAAGCTCAATGGACTTGCAGATTGCGCGCCCATCAAACGGGTGTGGCGCAATCTGCAGAAATGGTCAAACTGTGATCGGCTGCGACACAGAAGGCAGGGTGATCTTTACTGAACGTTGACTTTTCCGACCATTCCCGCTTCAATGTGCCCGGGGATCAAGCAGGCGAAATCGACTGCACCCGCTTGGGTGAATTTCCAGACCAAGCCACCGCGTTGACCAGGCTGTAGCGTGACCATATTTGCTTCAGCGTGCTGCATGCCAGGCATCTTCTGCATCATGGCAGCGTGTTCCTTCAGCTCGGGTATGCTTCCGATGACCATTTCGTGCGGCACCTTGCCACCATTCTTCACGAAGAACCGGATGGTCTCACCCGCTTTGACATTGATCTGGCCGGGTGTGAATCGCATGGTGTCATCCATCGAAAGTTCAATCGTTCGATCGACCTTAGAGGCATCCCCTGCTTGACCAATGGCTGAATCATGATCCGCTTCTATCTTCATGCCGGCCATGCCTTTGTGGGATGCATC
This region of Hydrogenophaga crassostreae genomic DNA includes:
- a CDS encoding cupredoxin domain-containing protein, which encodes MYKTLSTLILATVPVFAMAGGTHAVSGDADASHKGMAGMKIEADHDSAIGQAGDASKVDRTIELSMDDTMRFTPGQINVKAGETIRFFVKNGGKVPHEMVIGSIPELKEHAAMMQKMPGMQHAEANMVTLQPGQRGGLVWKFTQAGAVDFACLIPGHIEAGMVGKVNVQ